In Persicimonas caeni, a single window of DNA contains:
- a CDS encoding energy transducer TonB, producing the protein MNRSLLTKWAGTLVIMAGGSATVFGLMLVMNGMNGDLKKPEAERAERFVAAPKPKPPKKKKKPKPKPRKRKPMKSAPAPPPSLNSAIGSVALDLPGFAPSEMGDVSKDLLGDVQASVMTADSVDTKPKPLRQVQPQLPARLVQKQVEGKVVAECMVDEQGRVEWVRIKSANPPGVFDQIVKEALRQWQFQPATYKGRPVKTATVVPFEFELG; encoded by the coding sequence ATGAATCGCTCGCTGCTCACAAAGTGGGCCGGCACGCTGGTGATCATGGCCGGCGGCAGCGCCACCGTCTTCGGGCTGATGCTCGTGATGAACGGCATGAACGGCGATTTGAAGAAGCCCGAGGCCGAGCGCGCCGAGCGGTTCGTGGCCGCGCCCAAGCCCAAGCCGCCGAAAAAGAAGAAAAAACCGAAGCCCAAGCCACGCAAGCGAAAGCCGATGAAGTCGGCGCCGGCCCCGCCGCCGAGCCTCAACTCGGCGATCGGCTCGGTGGCGCTCGATCTGCCCGGTTTTGCGCCCTCGGAGATGGGCGATGTGTCCAAGGACCTGTTGGGCGATGTGCAGGCGAGCGTGATGACCGCCGATTCGGTCGACACCAAGCCCAAGCCGCTTCGTCAGGTCCAACCGCAACTGCCGGCGCGTCTGGTCCAAAAGCAGGTGGAGGGCAAGGTCGTGGCCGAATGCATGGTCGACGAGCAGGGGCGCGTGGAGTGGGTGCGCATCAAGAGCGCCAACCCGCCGGGCGTCTTCGATCAGATCGTCAAAGAGGCGCTGCGCCAGTGGCAGTTCCAGCCGGCGACCTACAAGGGCCGCCCGGTCAAGACGGCCACCGTCGTGCCGTTCGAATTCGAGTTGGGGTGA
- a CDS encoding ExbD/TolR family protein: MRFRHKNTEEQQIDISPLIDMVFILLIFFMVSTTFVKDMKLDLERPGAASASRASTKALRVYIDKNSSIFVDGNPVKPWMLQSRIRQLISGSGEGQVLVVVDRNVPSEKLIEVVDQCRLAGAKDVGVATEQEAG; the protein is encoded by the coding sequence ATGAGATTCCGACACAAGAATACCGAAGAGCAACAGATCGACATCTCCCCGTTGATCGACATGGTGTTCATCTTGCTGATTTTCTTCATGGTCTCGACGACCTTCGTCAAAGACATGAAGCTCGACCTGGAGCGCCCTGGCGCGGCCAGCGCCTCCAGGGCGTCGACGAAGGCGCTTCGGGTCTATATCGACAAGAATTCGAGCATCTTCGTCGACGGAAACCCCGTCAAACCGTGGATGCTGCAGAGCCGCATCCGCCAGCTCATCTCGGGCTCGGGTGAGGGTCAGGTGCTCGTGGTCGTCGACCGCAACGTCCCCTCCGAGAAGCTCATCGAGGTCGTCGACCAATGCCGCTTGGCCGGCGCCAAAGACGTCGGTGTGGCCACCGAGCAGGAGGCGGGATGA
- a CDS encoding MotA/TolQ/ExbB proton channel family protein — protein sequence MQPGVFDQLLQYFQDGGFVMPPLVVATLILWFALGWRLMTLQRGSTATLRELVKAYAKGEREGARGIVDRAAMRGVALAKLDLDDLRGYLDDAFGDLELDMKQFNVLVKAIVAVAPLTGLLGTVTGMIETFDSLASMSLFSQSGGIAGGISVALVSTQMGLAVAIPGLVVGRILDRKQERLASELEELKEVLCSNKNQEPRTKNLVDRSTRSQQPSEVTTP from the coding sequence ATGCAACCCGGAGTCTTCGACCAACTGCTCCAGTATTTCCAGGACGGCGGCTTCGTGATGCCGCCGCTGGTGGTGGCCACGCTGATCTTGTGGTTCGCGCTCGGCTGGCGGCTGATGACCCTGCAGCGCGGTTCGACGGCCACGCTGCGCGAGCTGGTCAAAGCCTACGCCAAGGGTGAGCGCGAGGGGGCGCGTGGCATCGTCGACCGCGCCGCCATGCGCGGTGTGGCGCTTGCGAAGCTCGATTTGGACGACCTTCGCGGCTACCTCGACGACGCCTTCGGCGACCTCGAGCTCGACATGAAGCAGTTCAACGTGCTCGTCAAAGCGATCGTCGCCGTGGCGCCGCTGACCGGCCTGTTGGGCACGGTCACCGGCATGATCGAGACGTTCGACTCGCTGGCGTCGATGTCGCTCTTTAGCCAATCGGGCGGCATCGCCGGCGGCATCTCGGTAGCGCTGGTATCCACCCAGATGGGCTTGGCCGTGGCGATCCCGGGGCTGGTCGTCGGGCGCATTCTCGACCGCAAGCAGGAGCGGCTCGCAAGCGAACTCGAGGAACTCAAAGAGGTTCTCTGCAGCAACAAGAACCAAGAACCGAGAACCAAGAACCTTGTCGATCGAAGCACAAGATCTCAACAGCCTTCCGAGGTCACTACGCCATGA
- a CDS encoding MotA/TolQ/ExbB proton channel family protein — translation MMRPIRHAGGHVLAGLIALGLVLMTITATSWAHPHEDESLFAAYKKEFAYLEAQKKALEDRLQKLEKRERAQVGGAKGELDALQGRLLSLQTEADRLSDTLAEVERNADGMGEGGEAVATTVEQANATFEKWNRKVDIPEADGKKEYAKAVSALFDTGTELLEEHSSVRSKQGEFFLPDGTKTEGQIVMVGNVAAYGVADKAAGALAPAGNGRLKLWKKDASKSARALANGENPGVVQAFLFESLEKAVEEQKEKTWLDIVNSGGVIAWVIVGLGLLGLLLVVGRVFILWRAGANTRGLIAQAGKLVVAGDVEGAKRLCENANGSAARVLARTLSHLDVDPAKCDREELEDVVAESILHELPTLERFGSAILVFAAVAPLLGLLGTVTGMISTFDIITEFGTGDPKLLSGGISEALVTTQLGLIVAIPLLLIGNVLKGWAGNITTHMERGALRLMNLARLERQGEPDSEGEKPKLEKVEMPEATEYLGAV, via the coding sequence ATGATGCGCCCAATCCGACACGCAGGTGGACATGTCTTGGCCGGGTTGATCGCGCTCGGGCTTGTCCTGATGACGATCACCGCCACGAGCTGGGCTCATCCGCACGAGGACGAGAGCTTGTTCGCGGCCTACAAAAAAGAATTCGCCTACCTCGAGGCGCAGAAAAAGGCGCTCGAAGATCGCCTGCAGAAGCTCGAGAAGCGCGAGCGCGCCCAGGTCGGCGGCGCCAAAGGCGAGCTCGACGCCCTGCAGGGCCGGCTGCTGTCGCTGCAGACCGAGGCCGATCGCCTCTCGGACACCCTCGCCGAGGTCGAGCGCAATGCCGACGGGATGGGCGAGGGCGGCGAGGCGGTGGCCACCACCGTCGAGCAGGCCAACGCGACCTTCGAGAAGTGGAATCGCAAGGTCGACATCCCCGAGGCCGACGGCAAAAAAGAGTACGCCAAGGCTGTGAGCGCGCTGTTCGACACCGGCACGGAGTTGCTCGAAGAGCATAGCAGCGTGCGCTCGAAGCAGGGCGAGTTCTTCCTGCCCGACGGCACCAAGACCGAGGGCCAGATCGTGATGGTCGGCAACGTCGCCGCCTACGGTGTGGCCGACAAGGCTGCCGGCGCGCTCGCTCCGGCGGGCAACGGCCGGCTCAAGCTGTGGAAAAAGGACGCCTCGAAGAGCGCCCGCGCGCTCGCCAATGGCGAAAACCCGGGCGTCGTGCAGGCGTTTTTGTTCGAGTCGCTCGAAAAGGCGGTCGAAGAGCAAAAGGAGAAGACCTGGCTCGACATCGTCAACAGCGGTGGCGTCATCGCCTGGGTCATCGTCGGCCTGGGCCTGCTCGGCCTGCTGCTGGTCGTCGGGCGCGTGTTCATCCTGTGGCGCGCCGGCGCCAACACCCGCGGGCTCATCGCCCAGGCGGGCAAGCTGGTCGTCGCCGGCGACGTCGAGGGCGCGAAGAGGTTGTGCGAGAACGCCAACGGTTCGGCGGCACGCGTGCTCGCTCGCACGTTGTCGCACTTGGACGTCGATCCTGCCAAATGTGACAGGGAAGAACTCGAGGATGTCGTCGCCGAGTCGATCCTCCACGAGCTTCCCACCCTCGAGCGCTTCGGCTCGGCCATCTTGGTCTTCGCCGCCGTCGCCCCGCTGCTCGGCTTGCTGGGCACGGTCACCGGTATGATTTCGACCTTCGACATCATCACCGAGTTCGGCACCGGCGACCCCAAGCTCCTGTCGGGCGGTATCTCCGAGGCGCTCGTGACCACCCAACTCGGCCTGATCGTGGCGATTCCGCTACTGCTGATCGGCAATGTGCTCAAGGGGTGGGCGGGCAATATCACCACCCACATGGAGCGCGGCGCGCTTCGGCTGATGAACCTCGCTCGCCTCGAGCGCCAGGGCGAGCCGGATAGCGAGGGCGAGAAGCCCAAGCTCGAGAAGGTCGAGATGCCTGAAGCGACCGAATACCTGGGAGCTGTGTGA
- a CDS encoding DUF3450 family protein, whose amino-acid sequence MGLKTLGAFAALFALLVAGSAIAHDGDVQALAKRLAELRSEVETLSSEVENKKADIDAKLRSVRSQKADLEMQIQREEVRLKQLRQAVQKHQDRIEAQNKTRADLAPAAKEAIGDVRQTVAKSLPFKRSARLSELDKLEKQLDDKLISPQKATARLWQFVEDELRLARENGLYRQIVEVDGDEVLADVARVGMVAIYFKTEDGRVGMAQKSDGGWKWATISGEENTKRVRNLFDSFKKNIRVGYFEIPNALPAPQDQQAVQKGGAQ is encoded by the coding sequence ATGGGCCTGAAAACCCTCGGCGCTTTTGCTGCTCTGTTTGCCCTGCTCGTCGCGGGCTCGGCGATCGCCCACGACGGCGACGTGCAGGCCTTGGCCAAACGGCTCGCCGAGCTGCGCTCGGAGGTCGAGACGCTGTCGAGCGAGGTCGAGAACAAAAAAGCCGACATCGACGCCAAGCTGCGCTCGGTCAGAAGCCAGAAGGCCGACCTCGAGATGCAGATTCAGCGCGAAGAGGTCCGCCTGAAGCAGCTTCGCCAGGCGGTTCAAAAGCACCAGGACCGCATCGAGGCGCAGAACAAGACGCGCGCTGATTTGGCCCCGGCGGCCAAGGAGGCCATCGGCGACGTACGCCAGACGGTGGCCAAGAGCCTTCCGTTCAAGCGCTCGGCGCGGTTGAGCGAGCTCGACAAGCTCGAAAAGCAGCTCGACGACAAGCTCATCTCGCCACAGAAGGCGACCGCCCGGCTGTGGCAATTCGTCGAAGACGAGCTTCGCCTGGCGCGTGAGAACGGCTTGTACCGCCAGATCGTCGAGGTCGACGGGGACGAAGTCCTCGCCGACGTGGCGCGAGTCGGCATGGTCGCCATCTACTTCAAGACCGAGGACGGACGGGTCGGCATGGCCCAGAAGTCTGACGGGGGCTGGAAGTGGGCGACGATCAGCGGCGAAGAGAACACCAAGCGGGTGCGCAACCTGTTCGACTCGTTCAAGAAGAATATCCGGGTGGGCTATTTCGAGATTCCGAACGCGCTGCCTGCCCCGCAGGACCAGCAAGCAGTTCAAAAGGGAGGTGCGCAATGA
- a CDS encoding M20/M25/M40 family metallo-hydrolase: MPLDPHGIDWDETGREAVELFKGLLRLDTTNPPGNENRAAEYLAEALSEDGLDPWIVESAPGRANLVVRLPATVDTPTGGPLLLAGHTDVVPAQAARWTHPPFSGAEEDGHIWGRGAVDMKNMVAMSTMVAKLMARSGRERKRDLIVAAVADEEAGCGHGSKFLVDNHPSRVNAEFMLGEVGGFWLNIGPQSYIPIMVAEKGSVHLRMTARGPSGHGSIPRPDNALVQLASAIETLGKNRLPYHLSPVMEDFIRKLADTQPLPASMGLKSLLNSRLSGPVLDKILPDPSISRNFNALLHNTVSPTVMHAGSNRNVIPGEASCDLDGRTLPHFNGQDLKREVERCIDDPAIDIEVVSEAPAVQANPIGSPLLDTITDTLAVHAPDAIPAPYMIPGHTDARFFSRLGMRCYGFAPLKLDPDSDLVFSDLFHGVDERVPVDGFVWGQRVLYDVVSRFLAK, from the coding sequence ATGCCGCTCGACCCGCACGGAATCGACTGGGACGAAACAGGCCGCGAAGCGGTCGAACTCTTCAAGGGGCTTCTGCGCCTCGACACCACCAACCCGCCCGGCAACGAGAATCGCGCCGCCGAGTACCTGGCCGAGGCGCTGTCGGAAGACGGCCTCGACCCTTGGATCGTCGAGAGCGCGCCGGGGCGAGCGAACTTGGTGGTGCGCTTGCCGGCCACGGTCGACACCCCCACTGGCGGGCCGCTTTTGCTCGCCGGCCACACCGACGTGGTCCCGGCCCAGGCGGCTCGTTGGACCCACCCACCCTTTTCGGGGGCCGAAGAGGACGGCCATATCTGGGGCCGTGGGGCGGTGGACATGAAGAATATGGTCGCCATGAGCACGATGGTGGCCAAGCTGATGGCCCGCTCGGGCCGCGAGCGCAAGCGTGACTTGATCGTGGCGGCGGTCGCCGACGAGGAGGCCGGCTGCGGGCACGGCTCGAAGTTCTTGGTCGACAATCACCCCTCGCGGGTCAACGCCGAGTTCATGCTCGGCGAAGTCGGAGGGTTTTGGCTCAATATCGGGCCGCAGAGCTATATCCCGATCATGGTCGCCGAGAAGGGCTCGGTGCACCTGCGCATGACCGCGCGTGGCCCCTCCGGCCACGGCTCCATCCCGCGGCCCGACAACGCGCTCGTCCAGTTGGCCTCGGCGATCGAAACCCTCGGCAAAAACCGGCTTCCCTACCACCTGTCGCCGGTCATGGAGGACTTCATCCGCAAGCTCGCCGACACCCAGCCGCTGCCGGCGAGCATGGGGCTCAAGAGCCTGCTCAACAGCCGGCTCTCCGGGCCGGTGCTCGACAAAATCTTGCCCGATCCGTCGATCTCTCGAAACTTCAACGCCCTGCTGCACAACACCGTCTCGCCCACGGTAATGCACGCCGGCTCCAACCGAAACGTCATCCCCGGCGAGGCCAGCTGCGATCTCGACGGCCGCACCCTGCCGCACTTCAACGGCCAAGACCTCAAACGCGAGGTCGAGCGCTGCATCGACGATCCCGCCATCGACATCGAGGTCGTCTCCGAGGCGCCCGCCGTGCAGGCCAACCCCATCGGCAGTCCCTTGCTCGACACGATCACCGACACCCTCGCGGTGCACGCCCCGGACGCCATTCCCGCCCCCTACATGATCCCGGGCCACACCGACGCGCGCTTCTTCAGCCGCCTGGGCATGCGCTGTTACGGATTCGCCCCGCTCAAGCTCGATCCTGACAGCGATCTCGTCTTCAGCGACCTCTTTCACGGCGTCGACGAGCGCGTGCCCGTCGACGGATTCGTGTGGGGACAACGCGTGCTCTACGACGTGGTGAGCCGCTTTTTGGCCAAGTAA
- a CDS encoding CPBP family intramembrane glutamic endopeptidase: protein MKEAVKTYLDKTRDLPTSVILVFPLFVLYQLGLLATGGVRNGVDFVTDVLMALAGHNFWNYFLINLGILIAFGLSLIWLRKKGEFNPKLWPKVIAESTVYAFFFGAAVIGMMRGLGLDVLLASGAGAVEYGVFDSLVLSIGAGLYEELVFRLFLMGGMFYAGVKWVKWPAWLAATTAVLVSSLLFSAVHYIGSLGDPFELGSFTYRFFAGVLLAVIFYLRGFAVAVYTHAIYDVIVMVFR, encoded by the coding sequence ATGAAAGAGGCCGTCAAAACCTACTTGGATAAGACCCGCGACCTGCCCACCAGCGTCATCTTGGTCTTCCCGCTCTTTGTGCTCTACCAGCTCGGGCTGCTGGCCACCGGTGGGGTGCGTAACGGCGTCGACTTCGTGACCGACGTGCTGATGGCCCTGGCCGGCCATAACTTCTGGAACTACTTCCTGATCAACTTGGGGATACTGATCGCCTTCGGCCTGTCGCTGATCTGGCTGCGCAAAAAGGGCGAGTTCAACCCGAAGCTGTGGCCCAAGGTCATCGCCGAGAGCACGGTGTACGCGTTTTTCTTCGGCGCCGCCGTCATCGGCATGATGCGGGGGCTGGGCCTCGACGTGCTGCTGGCGTCGGGCGCCGGCGCGGTCGAGTACGGCGTCTTCGACAGCCTGGTGTTGAGCATCGGCGCCGGGCTGTACGAGGAGCTCGTCTTCCGCCTCTTCTTGATGGGCGGCATGTTTTACGCCGGGGTCAAGTGGGTCAAATGGCCGGCGTGGCTGGCTGCGACCACTGCCGTATTGGTCTCGAGCCTGTTGTTTAGCGCGGTCCACTATATCGGATCTCTGGGCGATCCATTTGAACTCGGCTCGTTTACGTACAGATTCTTCGCCGGCGTGCTGTTGGCGGTGATCTTTTACCTGCGAGGGTTTGCGGTCGCGGTTTACACGCATGCGATCTACGACGTGATCGTGATGGTCTTTCGCTGA
- a CDS encoding twin-arginine translocase TatA/TatE family subunit yields MVPSLTEIILLIVIVICIFGLGKLGDISEALGEMRAKRARSLPGPDAVDITPEHQRRASTDAAEPKPGTRKPPVDEAMIDEDEDNKPKANDSEA; encoded by the coding sequence ATGGTTCCCAGCTTGACCGAGATCATCCTGCTGATCGTCATCGTGATCTGTATTTTCGGACTCGGAAAGCTCGGTGACATCAGCGAAGCGCTCGGCGAGATGCGCGCCAAACGAGCACGCAGCCTTCCCGGGCCCGATGCCGTCGACATCACCCCCGAGCACCAACGCCGTGCGTCGACGGACGCTGCCGAGCCCAAGCCGGGCACGCGCAAGCCTCCGGTCGATGAAGCGATGATCGACGAAGACGAAGATAACAAGCCAAAAGCTAACGACTCTGAAGCCTGA
- the tsaD gene encoding tRNA (adenosine(37)-N6)-threonylcarbamoyltransferase complex transferase subunit TsaD, with amino-acid sequence MLVLTLESSCDETSAAIIEDGKKILSNAVASQIPVHARYGGVVPELASRNHIRDIHPVIDQALERAQKTLDDIEGFAVTAGPGLVGSLLVGVETAKGLAFAKDRPCVGLNHLEGHLTTVLLDLDEVGTPEFPYVGLIASGGHSDIYIVHELGDYTLLGRTRDDAAGEAFDKVAKMLGLPYPGGVEIDRLAKTGDPAAIDFPRPMWTRKNLDFSFSGLKTAVLQHLEEHGIPEGQALNDLCASFQEAVVDVLVMKVMTAAHQNDIGRVVLSGGVACNSRLRQAMRAAGDEADVDIFIAPASLCTDNAAMLGAVAEFYLQQLDAPGFTSHGLKARGSMPLGVSKRTKARTHR; translated from the coding sequence ATGCTGGTCTTGACCCTCGAGTCGAGCTGCGACGAGACCTCGGCGGCGATCATCGAGGACGGGAAGAAGATCCTGTCCAACGCGGTCGCCAGCCAGATCCCGGTGCACGCCCGCTACGGCGGCGTGGTGCCCGAGCTCGCCTCCCGCAATCATATTCGTGACATCCACCCGGTCATCGATCAGGCGCTCGAGCGCGCCCAGAAGACTCTCGACGACATCGAGGGCTTCGCGGTGACCGCCGGTCCGGGGCTGGTCGGCAGCCTGCTCGTCGGCGTCGAGACCGCCAAAGGGCTCGCCTTCGCCAAAGACCGGCCATGTGTAGGCCTGAACCACCTCGAGGGCCACCTGACCACGGTCTTGTTGGACCTCGACGAGGTCGGCACCCCCGAGTTTCCCTACGTGGGCCTCATCGCCAGCGGCGGCCACTCCGACATCTACATCGTCCACGAGCTGGGCGATTACACGTTGCTGGGCCGCACGCGCGACGACGCGGCCGGCGAGGCCTTCGACAAGGTCGCCAAGATGCTCGGGCTGCCCTATCCGGGCGGCGTCGAGATCGACCGACTCGCCAAGACGGGCGACCCGGCCGCGATCGACTTCCCGCGGCCGATGTGGACGCGCAAGAACCTCGATTTTTCGTTCTCCGGGCTCAAAACCGCGGTGCTCCAGCATCTCGAGGAGCACGGCATCCCCGAAGGCCAGGCGCTCAACGACCTGTGCGCCTCCTTCCAAGAGGCGGTCGTCGACGTGCTCGTCATGAAGGTGATGACGGCGGCCCACCAGAACGATATCGGGCGAGTGGTGCTGTCGGGCGGCGTGGCCTGTAACAGCCGCCTGCGCCAGGCCATGCGCGCGGCCGGGGACGAGGCCGACGTCGACATCTTCATTGCGCCGGCGTCGCTTTGTACGGACAATGCGGCTATGCTGGGCGCCGTGGCCGAGTTCTACCTGCAGCAGCTCGACGCGCCGGGCTTTACCAGCCACGGGCTCAAAGCGCGCGGGAGCATGCCGCTGGGCGTCAGCAAGCGCACCAAGGCGCGTACTCACCGGTAG